A window from Tenacibaculum singaporense encodes these proteins:
- a CDS encoding ABC transporter ATP-binding protein, whose amino-acid sequence MSKTTGKAFDIKIFARLMSFTKKYRVRFIVAALSTILLAGFAVLTPVILMTAIDDFIATKNFTRLLYFTITMIVVLLIQVFFQFSFIYYANWVGQHIIRDIRAKTFRKILQFKMGYFDNSSVGKLVTRVVSDIETIANFFTQGVFMIVSDILKMIVVIIVMFYTNWKLALIALATLPVLIYATKLFQIAIKSTFQDVRNQVANLNSFVQERVTGMKIVQLFNRERIEYKNFIEINNKHKKAHVKTVWYYSIFFPIAEILSSIAIGLIVWYGGLQVVEDKAVSVGAIIGFIKMAQMLFRPLRQIADKFNQLQMGIVAGERVFNIIDTESTIDKSGTVTANNIQGTISFKDVRFSYIKGEEILKGISFNVEKGQTVAIVGATGAGKSTIINLINRFYEIDSGEISIDNIPVQDYKIASLRQKVAVVLQDVFLFSDSILNNITLNNENISLEEVKIAAKQIGIHDFIMSLPNNYHYNVKERGGMLSSGQRQLIAFLRAYVSKPSILILDEATSSVDAHSEQMIQYATDEITKNRTSIVIAHRLATIKKADMIIVMDKGRIVEKGNHTELLKKHEGYYKNLYEKQFNSETVM is encoded by the coding sequence GTGAGCAAAACAACAGGAAAAGCATTTGATATTAAAATTTTTGCAAGACTTATGAGTTTTACAAAAAAATACCGTGTACGATTTATAGTTGCAGCACTATCTACCATTTTACTTGCAGGATTTGCTGTGTTAACACCTGTCATTTTAATGACGGCTATAGATGATTTTATAGCAACCAAAAACTTTACCAGGCTATTGTATTTTACAATTACCATGATAGTAGTGTTACTGATCCAAGTATTTTTTCAGTTTAGTTTTATTTATTACGCCAACTGGGTAGGTCAACATATTATTAGAGACATAAGAGCTAAAACTTTTAGAAAAATACTTCAGTTTAAAATGGGGTATTTTGATAATTCTTCTGTTGGAAAATTGGTAACTCGTGTTGTTTCAGATATAGAAACTATTGCCAATTTTTTCACGCAAGGTGTTTTTATGATTGTTAGTGACATTTTAAAAATGATTGTAGTAATCATTGTAATGTTCTATACAAACTGGAAATTGGCATTAATTGCACTTGCAACCTTACCTGTATTAATCTACGCTACTAAGCTATTTCAAATAGCGATAAAATCTACCTTTCAAGATGTACGTAATCAAGTAGCAAACCTAAATAGTTTTGTGCAAGAAAGAGTTACAGGAATGAAAATTGTTCAGCTCTTTAACAGAGAAAGAATTGAGTATAAAAACTTTATTGAAATTAACAACAAGCATAAAAAAGCACATGTTAAAACCGTTTGGTATTACTCTATCTTCTTCCCTATTGCTGAAATTCTTTCTTCTATTGCAATAGGACTTATTGTATGGTATGGTGGTTTGCAGGTTGTTGAAGACAAAGCTGTAAGTGTTGGTGCTATCATTGGTTTTATCAAAATGGCTCAAATGCTTTTTAGACCATTACGACAAATAGCTGATAAGTTTAATCAACTACAAATGGGAATAGTTGCAGGTGAACGCGTATTTAATATAATTGACACAGAAAGCACTATAGACAAAAGTGGAACTGTTACTGCTAATAACATACAAGGAACTATTAGTTTCAAAGATGTACGATTTAGTTATATTAAAGGAGAAGAAATTTTAAAAGGAATAAGTTTTAATGTTGAAAAAGGGCAAACTGTTGCAATTGTAGGTGCTACAGGAGCTGGTAAATCTACTATTATTAACCTTATAAACCGTTTTTATGAAATAGATAGCGGTGAAATATCTATCGATAACATTCCTGTTCAAGACTATAAAATAGCTTCTTTACGTCAAAAAGTAGCGGTTGTGCTGCAAGATGTATTTTTATTTTCTGATAGTATTTTAAACAATATTACCCTTAACAACGAAAACATTTCTCTTGAAGAAGTTAAAATTGCTGCCAAACAAATTGGGATTCATGATTTTATAATGAGTCTACCTAACAATTATCACTATAATGTAAAAGAACGTGGTGGTATGTTGTCTTCAGGACAACGTCAGTTAATTGCTTTCTTACGTGCCTATGTAAGTAAACCTAGTATTTTAATTTTAGACGAAGCTACTTCTTCAGTTGATGCACATTCAGAACAAATGATTCAATATGCTACGGATGAAATTACAAAAAACAGAACTTCTATTGTAATTGCTCATCGTTTAGCAACCATTAAAAAGGCTGATATGATTATAGTTATGGACAAAGGTCGTATAGTTGAAAAAGGAAATCATACCGAATTGTTAAAAAAACATGAGGGCTATTATAAGAATTTGTACGAAAAACAGTTTAATAGTGAAACGGTGATGTAA
- the truA gene encoding tRNA pseudouridine(38-40) synthase TruA, protein MRYFIELAYNGKNYHGWQIQPRAISVQEKINKAISTILRKEINIVGAGRTDAGVHASQMFAHFDVEAPLNDNFTYKLNAILPDDIVILKTQLVHNDAHARFDALSRSYEYKIWLGRNPFLLDTTWQLHHQQLNIDLMNKAAAILYDYEDFECFSKVKTDVHTFNCTVTNAKWIRNGNELTFHISANRFLRNMVRAIVGTLIDVGLEKITVNDFKKIIESKNRSKAGVSVPAKGLFLTKVIYDYI, encoded by the coding sequence TTGAGGTATTTTATTGAATTAGCATACAACGGAAAAAATTATCATGGATGGCAAATACAGCCACGTGCAATTTCAGTTCAAGAAAAAATAAACAAAGCAATCAGTACAATTTTAAGAAAAGAAATAAACATTGTTGGAGCAGGGAGAACCGACGCTGGTGTTCATGCATCTCAAATGTTTGCTCATTTCGATGTAGAAGCTCCATTAAACGATAATTTCACTTATAAATTGAATGCTATTTTGCCAGACGATATTGTTATACTTAAAACGCAATTAGTACATAACGATGCTCATGCTCGTTTCGATGCGCTAAGTAGAAGTTATGAGTATAAAATTTGGTTAGGTAGAAATCCCTTTTTATTAGATACCACTTGGCAATTACACCATCAGCAGTTAAATATAGATTTAATGAATAAAGCAGCAGCAATTCTATATGATTATGAAGATTTTGAATGTTTTTCAAAAGTAAAAACAGATGTACATACATTTAACTGTACTGTTACCAATGCAAAATGGATTAGAAACGGAAACGAATTAACATTTCATATTAGTGCCAATCGCTTTTTAAGAAACATGGTTCGTGCTATTGTAGGAACCTTAATTGATGTTGGTTTAGAAAAAATAACTGTAAATGATTTTAAAAAAATCATTGAAAGTAAAAATCGAAGTAAAGCAGGAGTGTCAGTTCCTGCAAAAGGTTTATTTTTAACAAAAGTAATATACGATTATATATAG
- a CDS encoding metallophosphoesterase family protein — protein MKKILLLSDTHSFIDEQILKFVKQADEVWHAGDIGDLNVTDAIKKLKPLRAVYGNIDDKDARAEFPLDNKFTVEGVSVWITHIGGYPNKYNQRVREELRMNTPQLFICGHSHILKVQYDKKLNLLHLNPGAAGNHGFHKVRTMLRFEIDKGNVKNMEVIELANRG, from the coding sequence ATGAAAAAAATTTTACTCCTTTCCGATACACATAGTTTTATTGATGAACAAATTTTAAAGTTTGTAAAGCAAGCTGATGAGGTTTGGCATGCAGGTGATATAGGTGATTTAAATGTAACTGATGCAATAAAGAAACTGAAGCCACTTAGAGCTGTTTATGGAAATATTGATGATAAAGATGCTAGAGCAGAATTTCCGCTAGATAATAAATTTACTGTTGAAGGTGTTTCTGTGTGGATAACTCACATAGGGGGTTACCCGAATAAATATAATCAAAGAGTTAGAGAAGAGCTGAGAATGAACACCCCACAATTATTTATTTGTGGGCATTCGCATATTTTAAAAGTTCAATACGATAAAAAGTTGAATTTATTACATTTGAATCCAGGAGCAGCAGGAAATCATGGGTTTCATAAAGTCAGAACCATGCTGCGTTTTGAAATAGATAAAGGCAATGTAAAAAATATGGAGGTTATCGAACTAGCTAACAGAGGTTAG
- a CDS encoding tetratricopeptide repeat-containing sensor histidine kinase, translating into MGQEKGIDFKEEKLKDSITFNKIDSLYLNQNYTEALDKALLLLKKSKSQKKYLLSSKINNLIGNIYFENHSYLKAIEFYTTSNDLVKKHKQLYISERKKNLNFSNPSNNDLEITNLQKIGSAYHVLKESDSINSKIYKDSAMLYYEKAINGAFKTRKAKIIKAKINNNLSTIYLRDSLYDKAEFYINESIKLYESMNNKVGKAGALGNLANIYLEKKELEKSKDTYFKALKLINGVDDISSTKTKSSLYFNLAWTLYLLKDYTAYDYQEKSYNIKDDLRDKEIRRMIEEIYAQQEVNLEKEKTALVEEQRKLEEAQEAKTSMLFGALSFLVLIVSGVIIYNYKLRQKNLSLKLSESKLIQQQNLEKVKSEAQVKILNATIDGKETERKLIAEILHDNVSALLSSANMHLTATKKQFNGDTPQEIEKTQAIISEASQKVRDLSHNLVSSILLKFGLEYAIKDVVKKYSNSQLKLEVSAKNISRYNQEFEIKIFNVIQELINNILKHSKAKHAQIDLKEEKNQLTVLVKDDGVGFSTSSSSFSDGIGLNQVEARIHMMDGKLTIKSEVNIGTSIHIMVPILKKEKNLSKLTSVS; encoded by the coding sequence ATGGGGCAAGAAAAAGGTATAGATTTTAAAGAGGAAAAACTTAAAGATTCTATTACTTTTAATAAAATTGACAGTTTATATTTAAATCAAAATTATACTGAAGCTTTAGACAAGGCTTTATTACTATTAAAAAAAAGCAAATCTCAAAAAAAATACTTACTTTCTTCCAAGATTAATAACTTAATAGGTAATATATATTTTGAAAATCATTCGTACTTAAAAGCTATAGAATTCTACACTACTAGCAATGATCTTGTAAAAAAACACAAACAACTGTACATTTCTGAAAGAAAAAAAAATTTAAACTTTTCAAACCCTAGTAATAATGATCTTGAAATAACAAACCTTCAGAAAATAGGAAGCGCATATCATGTTTTAAAAGAAAGTGACTCAATAAACTCAAAAATATACAAAGATAGCGCAATGCTTTATTATGAAAAAGCTATCAACGGTGCTTTTAAAACACGAAAAGCCAAAATAATTAAGGCTAAAATAAACAATAATCTTTCAACCATATACCTAAGGGACTCTCTATATGATAAAGCGGAATTCTATATTAATGAATCTATAAAACTATACGAGAGTATGAATAATAAAGTTGGTAAGGCTGGAGCTCTAGGTAATCTTGCCAACATCTATCTGGAAAAAAAGGAATTAGAAAAATCTAAGGACACCTATTTTAAAGCTTTAAAACTAATTAATGGTGTAGACGATATTTCATCTACTAAAACAAAATCTAGCTTGTACTTTAATTTAGCTTGGACTCTTTACCTTTTAAAAGACTATACAGCCTACGACTATCAAGAGAAATCATACAATATTAAAGATGATTTAAGAGACAAAGAAATAAGAAGAATGATTGAAGAGATTTATGCTCAACAAGAAGTAAATTTAGAAAAAGAGAAAACAGCCTTAGTTGAAGAACAACGAAAACTAGAAGAAGCCCAAGAAGCCAAAACATCTATGCTCTTTGGTGCTTTAAGTTTTTTAGTATTAATTGTTTCAGGAGTAATCATATACAACTATAAACTTCGTCAGAAAAATCTAAGTCTTAAATTATCTGAAAGTAAGCTTATACAACAACAAAACCTTGAGAAGGTTAAATCAGAAGCACAAGTTAAAATTCTTAACGCTACGATAGACGGAAAAGAAACCGAACGTAAACTCATTGCTGAAATATTACACGATAATGTGAGTGCTTTACTTTCATCTGCTAATATGCATTTAACAGCTACAAAAAAGCAATTTAACGGAGATACACCACAAGAAATAGAAAAAACACAAGCTATTATTTCTGAAGCCTCTCAAAAAGTTAGAGACTTATCTCACAACCTAGTTTCTTCTATTTTATTGAAATTTGGACTTGAGTATGCTATTAAAGATGTCGTTAAAAAGTATTCTAACAGTCAATTAAAGCTTGAAGTTTCCGCAAAAAACATCAGTAGGTATAATCAAGAATTTGAAATAAAAATATTTAATGTGATTCAAGAATTAATCAATAATATCTTGAAACACAGTAAAGCCAAACATGCACAAATAGATTTAAAAGAAGAGAAGAATCAACTAACCGTTCTCGTTAAGGATGATGGGGTAGGATTTTCTACCTCGTCTTCTTCTTTTTCTGATGGTATAGGTCTTAACCAAGTTGAAGCTAGAATTCACATGATGGACGGTAAGCTAACTATAAAATCTGAAGTAAATATAGGCACCTCTATACACATCATGGTTCCTATACTAAAAAAAGAAAAAAACCTTAGCAAACTAACCTCTGTTAGCTAG
- a CDS encoding response regulator, translating to MNYNKIKVHIADDHKILIDGVIALLNTEDDIEVEGFSLTGRQVINWSSKNTADVLVLDINMPEMDGIEVLKTFKKRNTNIKTIILSSLSDPKLVQEMIALGANGFVDKSRANEQIIDAIKVVHNGIQYISEDIKVKLLDLYASDAKDEDEPEFLHGDLTEREIAVLKLIAKEKSSNEIAEKLNVSIKTVETYRSNLYKKLKVKNVVGLAMYAVRNKIV from the coding sequence ATGAATTACAACAAGATAAAAGTTCACATAGCAGATGACCATAAAATATTAATAGACGGAGTCATTGCTTTATTAAATACTGAAGACGACATTGAAGTAGAGGGTTTTTCTTTAACAGGTAGACAAGTAATAAACTGGTCTTCTAAAAATACAGCAGATGTATTAGTTTTAGATATAAACATGCCTGAGATGGATGGTATAGAAGTTTTAAAAACGTTTAAGAAACGTAATACAAATATTAAAACAATAATACTATCAAGCTTAAGCGACCCAAAACTAGTTCAAGAAATGATAGCACTAGGTGCTAATGGTTTTGTAGATAAAAGTCGAGCTAATGAGCAAATAATTGATGCTATTAAAGTTGTACACAATGGCATACAATATATTAGTGAAGACATTAAAGTAAAATTATTAGACTTATATGCTTCAGATGCAAAAGACGAAGATGAACCAGAATTTTTGCATGGAGATTTAACTGAGAGGGAAATTGCTGTATTAAAGTTAATTGCTAAAGAGAAAAGCTCCAATGAAATTGCAGAAAAACTCAATGTCAGCATAAAAACAGTAGAAACATATAGAAGTAATTTATATAAAAAATTAAAAGTAAAAAATGTAGTAGGTTTAGCGATGTATGCAGTGAGAAACAAAATAGTGTAA
- a CDS encoding DUF4293 domain-containing protein, translating into MIQRIQSIYLLVAGIISGGLTFIVSLWSNSQTNTIYVLDLFSGNSILEKSIPVLFFISALVAFVTIFLFKNRQLQFVLNRLNILINLFLLGLLIYLSQTLSGEALVSEKGIGMFFPIIVILLLVLANRAIKKDEDLVKSVDRLR; encoded by the coding sequence ATGATACAAAGAATACAATCTATATACCTATTAGTAGCAGGAATTATCTCTGGAGGATTGACTTTTATAGTTAGTCTTTGGAGTAACTCCCAAACTAATACTATTTATGTTTTAGATTTATTTTCTGGGAACTCAATCTTAGAAAAAAGTATTCCTGTTTTATTTTTTATTTCGGCTTTAGTAGCTTTTGTAACAATATTTCTATTTAAAAATCGTCAGTTACAATTTGTACTAAACCGCTTAAACATATTGATAAACCTTTTTTTATTAGGACTATTGATTTATTTATCACAAACATTATCTGGAGAAGCTTTGGTTTCTGAGAAAGGTATTGGGATGTTCTTTCCTATCATTGTTATTTTGCTATTAGTTTTAGCAAATAGAGCCATTAAGAAGGATGAAGATCTTGTAAAATCTGTAGATAGATTACGATAA
- the rho gene encoding transcription termination factor Rho: MFDISELKTKKLADLQVIAKSIGLTKISQLKKLDLVYKILDAQAEASANEAKPKPAPKAEKPKRKRITKTEAKTTAEKPESKVVNEPEVKRAPEKQEKKEVVNKPKKRQEEKKQVQASEDKKQQPQQQKQQQHNKSHNNRGNKHNKNQNTNKQHHKSGNKYRDPDFEFDGIIESEGVLEMMPDGYGFLRSSDYNYLSSPDDIYVSQSQIKLFGLKTGDTVRGNVRPPKEGEKYFPLIRVSKINGLNPNIVRDRVSFEHLTPLFADEKFNLAEKGSSLSTRIIDLFSPIGKGQRGMIVAQPKTGKTVLLKDVAKAIAANHPEVYQIVLLIDERPEEVTDMQRSVRGEVVASTFDEPADKHVRVANIVLEKAKRLVECGHDVVILLDSITRLARAYNTVAPASGKILSGGIDANALHKPKRFFGAARNIENGGSLTIIATALTETGSKMDEVIFEEFKGTGNMELQLERNIANRRIYPAIDLIKSSTRRDDLLLDEKTVQRMWVLRKYLADMNPIEAMEFIQDRIKRSLNNEEFLISMNG, translated from the coding sequence ATGTTCGATATTTCGGAATTAAAAACTAAAAAATTAGCTGATTTACAAGTTATTGCCAAATCAATAGGATTAACCAAGATTAGTCAATTAAAAAAATTAGACTTGGTATACAAAATTTTAGATGCGCAAGCGGAAGCAAGTGCTAATGAGGCTAAACCAAAACCTGCACCTAAGGCAGAGAAGCCAAAAAGAAAAAGAATAACTAAAACTGAAGCTAAAACTACTGCTGAGAAGCCAGAAAGTAAGGTTGTTAATGAACCTGAAGTAAAAAGGGCTCCAGAAAAGCAAGAAAAAAAGGAAGTTGTTAATAAGCCTAAGAAAAGGCAAGAAGAGAAGAAGCAAGTTCAAGCTTCAGAGGATAAAAAACAACAACCTCAACAGCAAAAGCAGCAGCAACATAATAAAAGCCACAATAATAGAGGTAATAAGCATAATAAAAATCAGAATACTAATAAGCAGCATCACAAAAGCGGTAATAAGTACCGTGACCCTGATTTTGAGTTTGATGGTATTATTGAAAGTGAAGGTGTTTTAGAAATGATGCCTGATGGGTATGGTTTTTTACGTTCTTCTGATTATAACTACTTATCATCACCTGATGATATTTATGTATCACAATCTCAAATAAAACTATTTGGATTAAAAACAGGTGATACAGTTAGAGGTAATGTACGTCCTCCAAAAGAAGGGGAGAAGTACTTTCCGTTAATTAGAGTTTCAAAAATTAATGGATTAAACCCAAATATTGTACGTGATCGTGTTTCTTTTGAGCACTTAACTCCATTATTTGCTGATGAAAAGTTCAATTTAGCAGAAAAAGGAAGTTCATTATCTACTAGAATTATCGATTTGTTTTCTCCGATAGGAAAAGGGCAACGTGGTATGATTGTGGCACAACCTAAAACGGGTAAAACAGTATTATTAAAAGATGTAGCAAAAGCAATTGCAGCGAATCACCCTGAAGTATATCAAATCGTTTTATTAATTGATGAACGTCCTGAAGAGGTTACCGATATGCAACGTAGTGTACGTGGTGAAGTAGTTGCTTCTACTTTTGATGAACCAGCTGATAAACATGTTCGTGTAGCTAATATTGTGTTAGAAAAAGCAAAACGTTTAGTAGAGTGTGGGCATGATGTTGTAATTTTATTAGATTCTATTACACGTTTAGCAAGAGCTTACAACACGGTAGCACCAGCATCTGGTAAGATTTTATCAGGAGGTATTGATGCAAATGCATTACACAAACCAAAACGTTTCTTTGGAGCAGCTCGTAACATTGAAAATGGAGGTTCTTTAACTATTATTGCTACAGCACTTACTGAAACTGGTTCGAAAATGGACGAGGTTATCTTTGAAGAATTCAAAGGAACAGGTAACATGGAGTTACAATTAGAGCGTAATATTGCCAACCGTAGAATTTATCCTGCAATTGACTTAATTAAGTCGAGTACACGTCGTGATGATTTATTATTAGATGAAAAGACTGTACAACGTATGTGGGTATTACGTAAGTATTTAGCTGATATGAACCCTATTGAAGCAATGGAGTTTATTCAAGATAGAATTAAAAGATCATTAAATAACGAGGAGTTCTTGATTTCAATGAATGGATAA
- a CDS encoding 5-formyltetrahydrofolate cyclo-ligase: protein MLKSDLRKLYKQKRNSLTQTEKEKLQESIYQQIFKLQTNDIHTIHLFLSMRKFNEIDTQPIIDFFRGKGKRIIVSRCNFKDDSLTHFYFEKDTKLELNKFGVPEPINAEEANVKDIDLVFVPMLISDEQNYRVGYGKGFYDRFLSECREDTQTIGLNFFSPIKKIEDTHKFDVPLDSVIYPK from the coding sequence ATGCTTAAATCTGACCTTAGAAAACTATACAAGCAAAAGAGAAACTCTCTTACTCAAACAGAAAAAGAAAAACTCCAAGAAAGTATATATCAACAAATATTCAAGTTACAAACTAATGATATACATACTATACATTTGTTTTTATCCATGCGAAAGTTCAATGAAATAGACACTCAACCTATCATTGACTTTTTTAGAGGCAAAGGAAAAAGAATTATTGTTAGTCGTTGTAATTTCAAAGATGACTCATTAACTCATTTTTATTTTGAAAAAGACACTAAACTAGAACTTAACAAATTTGGTGTTCCAGAACCTATAAATGCAGAAGAAGCAAATGTAAAAGATATCGATTTAGTTTTTGTACCTATGCTAATTTCTGATGAGCAAAATTATCGAGTTGGTTACGGAAAGGGCTTTTATGATCGATTTTTATCAGAATGTAGAGAAGACACTCAAACTATCGGGCTCAACTTCTTTTCTCCTATAAAAAAGATAGAAGATACTCACAAGTTTGATGTTCCACTAGATTCTGTGATATATCCAAAATAA
- a CDS encoding MmcQ/YjbR family DNA-binding protein — protein sequence MNIEEFRNYCITKKGVTEHFPFDDNVLVFKVMNKMFALSGLDSWEQHEPKVNLKCDPERALELRAEYESIDPGFHMSKKHWNTVTLNNDVSDTFVFELIDHSYELIVKGLTKKLKEELKSL from the coding sequence ATGAATATTGAAGAATTTCGTAACTATTGTATTACCAAAAAAGGAGTAACTGAACATTTTCCTTTTGATGATAATGTTTTAGTATTTAAAGTAATGAATAAAATGTTTGCTTTATCGGGGTTAGATAGCTGGGAGCAACATGAACCTAAGGTTAATTTAAAATGTGATCCTGAACGTGCTTTAGAATTAAGAGCTGAGTACGAAAGTATTGATCCGGGATTTCACATGAGTAAAAAACATTGGAATACAGTTACTTTAAACAATGATGTTTCTGATACTTTTGTTTTTGAATTGATTGATCACTCATACGAACTTATAGTAAAAGGATTAACAAAAAAACTTAAAGAAGAATTAAAATCGCTATAA
- a CDS encoding DUF4230 domain-containing protein, translating into MELLFIGLAGGAIISYYIFKKFTSVKRKNLTEKQSVVLLDKIKKVSKLITIEGEFAEIYHHENTKEKFLGLVTSKKKAIILINAKVHIGFDFRKIKMHTDTKKKVLVLSEFPRPEVFSIEPNLRFYDIQNGLLNKFSSEDLTEVNKEAKDHILQKIPESNLMQTANKEALEAVTLMQNLVETIGWKLDYTALKIPESTQNLIE; encoded by the coding sequence ATGGAATTACTTTTTATAGGTTTGGCAGGAGGTGCCATTATATCCTATTACATTTTTAAAAAATTCACCTCAGTAAAAAGAAAAAACTTGACAGAAAAACAATCGGTAGTTTTGTTAGATAAAATTAAAAAAGTGTCTAAATTAATTACTATTGAAGGAGAGTTTGCTGAAATATACCATCATGAAAACACCAAAGAAAAATTTTTAGGACTTGTTACCAGTAAGAAAAAAGCCATTATTCTAATCAATGCTAAAGTGCATATTGGTTTTGATTTTAGGAAAATAAAAATGCATACGGATACTAAGAAAAAAGTATTAGTTCTTTCTGAATTTCCTCGACCTGAAGTATTTTCAATAGAACCTAATTTACGTTTCTACGATATTCAAAACGGATTACTTAACAAGTTTAGTTCTGAAGATTTAACTGAAGTTAATAAAGAGGCTAAAGATCATATTCTTCAAAAAATACCTGAAAGTAATTTAATGCAAACAGCAAATAAAGAAGCCTTAGAAGCTGTTACCTTAATGCAAAATTTAGTAGAAACCATTGGATGGAAACTAGACTACACAGCTTTAAAAATTCCTGAATCAACTCAAAATTTAATTGAATAA
- a CDS encoding sensor histidine kinase gives MRSASTTEKELKERIKELTCLYEVTSLIINANLDQVDVTLKAIAKSLKRALQFPKNTQVFIDTEKYSEEESKTEEELCIISSPIPVFNIPKGKISAFIKGKELKDNLYLKEEKELFDTVAIKIGGLLERIEIKNNELSMRRKMEHADRLSILGELTAGIAHELNTPLANILGYSELLKADMSSNEKALADVDKIIQSAIFSREVVKKLMYFACEMPQEMKKVNIIPSIKDAINLLDATFRRQSVKYLVKVEESELWLRADTVQLTQIIFNLIINAIYFSPKEGLVTIETFQTDKEVILRISDEGIGLSDEALEKVFQPFFTTKPTGEGTGLGLSVVHGIVSSHKGTITAKNGIEKGAIFEVRLPK, from the coding sequence ATGAGGTCAGCAAGTACAACAGAAAAAGAATTAAAAGAACGTATAAAAGAGTTAACTTGTTTATATGAAGTAACATCTCTAATAATAAACGCGAATCTAGATCAAGTTGATGTAACTTTAAAAGCAATTGCCAAAAGTTTAAAAAGAGCATTGCAGTTTCCAAAAAACACTCAAGTTTTTATTGATACAGAAAAATATTCTGAAGAGGAAAGTAAAACCGAGGAAGAGCTTTGTATAATCTCAAGTCCTATACCAGTATTTAATATACCTAAAGGAAAAATATCAGCATTTATAAAAGGAAAAGAGCTTAAGGATAATTTATATCTAAAGGAAGAAAAAGAATTATTTGATACTGTTGCTATAAAAATAGGGGGACTTTTAGAGCGTATTGAAATAAAGAACAATGAGCTGTCGATGAGGCGTAAAATGGAACACGCCGATCGCTTATCAATCTTAGGAGAATTAACTGCTGGTATTGCCCATGAATTAAATACCCCGCTAGCTAATATTTTAGGTTACTCAGAACTATTGAAAGCAGATATGTCCAGTAATGAAAAGGCTTTGGCAGATGTAGATAAAATTATTCAAAGTGCTATCTTTTCAAGAGAAGTAGTAAAAAAACTCATGTATTTTGCTTGTGAAATGCCACAAGAAATGAAAAAAGTAAATATTATTCCAAGTATAAAAGATGCTATAAATTTACTGGATGCTACTTTTAGAAGACAGTCTGTAAAATACTTAGTGAAAGTAGAAGAATCTGAATTGTGGTTACGAGCAGATACGGTTCAACTTACTCAGATTATTTTCAATCTTATTATTAATGCTATTTACTTTTCACCAAAAGAAGGGCTAGTTACTATTGAAACATTTCAAACAGATAAAGAAGTGATATTAAGAATTTCTGATGAAGGGATAGGATTAAGTGATGAAGCTCTTGAAAAAGTGTTTCAACCTTTCTTTACAACGAAGCCAACAGGAGAAGGAACAGGTCTAGGATTGAGTGTTGTACACGGTATTGTATCGAGTCATAAAGGAACAATAACAGCTAAAAATGGCATTGAAAAAGGTGCTATCTTTGAGGTTAGGTTACCAAAATAA